The proteins below are encoded in one region of Triticum aestivum cultivar Chinese Spring chromosome 1B, IWGSC CS RefSeq v2.1, whole genome shotgun sequence:
- the LOC123148038 gene encoding uncharacterized protein isoform X1, translated as MADFALGLTKTAVEGTLSRVQLAIDEENKLRVTAKQDLRYITGEFQMMQSFLKVANKERANNEVVKTWVRQLRDLAFDVEDCVEFVVHLDNNSALIWLWRLVPSCMAPPRTRDLDRAVAELKQLKARVEEVSQRNTRYNLISDSGSHAKTATPTEQLAALATTNPSAFHMLTEVWEAAGRRRGMSDLQKLILGEGSDLQMISVWESTAADLGTTSIFSMLYSDPDICRAFRRRAWVKLMHPFKPDEFLKSLLTQFYVRSHQENIDVDHLTKAELMQQVKVHKYLIILEEVSGVADWDAIREYLPDNENGSRIIVSTKQLRNALLCTGGGEYQVSELRRFSDDQSLCAFSKKAGRHSGMHDLIWQIRCRGVISVWGISDAKSSLINKVYTSIVYKSKQFDGVEFQRHSWVDVPAPFNLEVFSRCLLVSFRSEDLQAEEIAMIGMMEEPGLTQECCKFLHEDDCLVVINDLQSTHDWDLIKTAFLSEPIKGCILIITNESSVATHCVEEEDGVLNIEDLKAHTMLRPLIKDCQNYGIRGKEATHRGRLFSVRLGETREWFTKFGDMYQEEVCDLWFRLDNPGVISLWGPAGAGLSTLVRILYYSLMLRSDASWEWEYQERPVPVIFQQKIKRFSWVDVPHPFNLTDFSWRLLLDFHSDDLQAKKIAALGIMEGQDPIQQCSKILSDDECVVVIDGLRSTDDWDLIKAAVLPDPITSHIIVIANAASVATHCLDKGDRVIKINCLEADMALGPPIKGCVSRVFSNRSAEARRLINTFRLLGRQNETASRLRRSLDSSGPSMTSLWGIAGIGKSAVTRSVYCHLMLGMDQCCKFGSLHEFPNHGTEFTMCSWADVRHPFNLTDLAWHLLLDFHSDDLQAKEKAAIGITEGQDPVQECRRILCEYRSLVVIDGLRSREDWDLIKAAFVPDSTNASIIVITNEASVATHCVDTKDRAVNVKGLEADMALILFKQIIKDGMELTPDDMELSKVTVGRCGGIPKVIATIGQLFTKENAARRHWPISATDLLKGINADFMHKLETDQEFHSLRDLFSWMQSYFDGCSDSLKPCIFYLSIFPPEQKLRQRHLLRRWIAEGYCRDTYNATAEENGKRLFMELVSLSIIQRCQKTMKCLYQVNGFFHEYIISRRMEDNLVFALEGNCSPNSQHAGQHLTIREDWDRDITVFKTMDFSRLRSLTVFGKWMSFFLSSDMSLLRVLDMADTSGILDADLEQIVKVLPRLKFLSLRGCKDISHLPESFGGLRQLQTLDVRDTSIVKLPLCVIKLQKLQYIRAGTIISSDEDDYSVASIPTTNVDRASTPPEGSDGVVTTLPETTEEVQISTPPEGSDDVVTTLPETKEEIQTSTLPETTTEVQTSISPKGSDDMVTALPETTDVQTSTRLSWSCRPCSLVSSWLSKLRRRRLDNDGVEVPAGIGSMTALHTIGVVNVNIPNGKAILKELKKVTQLRKLSVSGINRQNIQELCNFISGHKHLESLSVRLDKDKDKEGLFACFGDMISQPPKTLKSLKLYGHVNKLPTWIKQLDNLKKLDLELTILLPVDIDFLGGLPDTYCLRCLCVKPIQDGELHFSTLGDAIFWRLRVLEINCTSKLLVTFVERVIWETEVLKIHCSGGASMQISGLEHLLSLKEVWLKGSYSYELKQDLQQQLSEHKNKPILKLVQRRSS; from the exons ATGGCGGACTTCGCGCTTGGCTTGACCAAGACGGCGGTGGAGGGGACGCTGAGCAGGGTCCAGTTGGCGATCGATGAAGAGAACAAGCTGAGGGTGACGGCGAAGCAAGACCTGCGGTACATCACAGGCGAGTTccagatgatgcagtccttcctcaagGTTGCCAACAAGGAGCGTGCCAATAATGAAGTGGTGAAGACCTGGGTGAGGCAGCTCCGAGACCTTGCCTTCGATGTCGAAGACTGTGTTGAGTTTGTTGTCCACCTGGACAACAACTCGGCCTTGATCTGGTTGTGGCGCCTGGTCCCGTCCTGCATGGCACCACCTCGGACTCGGGACCTCGACAGGGCGGTTGCTGAGTTAAAGCAACTGAAGGCGAGGGTTGAGGAGGTAAGCCAGAGGAACACACGCTACAACCTCATCAGCGACTCCGGTTCCCATGCCAAGACCGCCACACCGACCGAGCAGCTGGCTGCCCTGGCCACCACCAACCCATCAGCATTCCACATGCTAACTGAGGTCTGGGAGGCTGCTGGGAGGCGACGCGGCATGAGCGACCTACAGAAGTTGATCCTAGGTGAAGGCAGTGACCTTCAAATGATCTCTGTATGGGAAAGTACGGCAGCTGATCTTGGGACAACGTCCATTTTCAGCATGCTGTATAGTGACCCAGATATTTGCCGAGCATTCAGAAGACGTGCATGGGTGAAGTTGATGCATCCTTTTAAACCTGACGAGTTCCTCAAGAGTTTGCTGACTCAGTTCTACGTGAGATCTCACCAAGAAAACATAGATGTAGATCATCTCACGAAGGCTGAGCTCATGCAACAAGTGAAGGTGCACAAGTATCTCATCATTCTTGAAGAAGTATCCGGTGTGGCGGACTGGGATGCTATCCGAGAGTACCTGCCGGACAATGAGAATGGCAGCCGAATCATCGTGTCCACAAAGCAATTAAGGAATGCACTCTTGTGCACAGGGGGTGGGGAGTACCAAGTTTCAGAGCTTAGGAGGTTCTCTGATGATCAATCTCTTTGTGCCTTCTCCAAGAAG GCAGGGCGTCACAGTGGTATGCATGATCTTATTTGGCAAATAAGGTGTCGTGGTGTGATTTCAGTATGGGGGATTAGCGATGCCAAATCATCACTCATCAATAAAGTGTACACCAGCATAGTGTATAAGAGTAAACAATTCGATGGAGTTGAATTTCAACGACACAGCTGGGTCGACGTGCCCGCTCCTTTCAATTTGGAGGTCTTCTCTCGGTGCTTACTTGTAAGTTTCCGCTCAGAAGATCTTCAAGCCGAAGAAATTGCAATGATTGGTATGATGGAAGAGCCAGGCCTAACTCAAGAGTGTTGCAAGTTTCTGCATGAAGATGATTGCCTCGTTGTTATTAATGATCTGCAGTCTACACATGACTGGGACTTAATAAAAACTGCTTTCTTATCCGAGCCTATTAAAGGATGTATTCTTATCATTACAAATGAATCAAGTGTTGCCACACATTGCGTAGAGGAGGAAGATGGGGTTCTCAACATCGAAGATTTGAAAGCCCACACTATGCTTCGCCCCTTGATAAAG GATTGCCAAAACTATGGAATTAGAGGAAAGGAGGCTACTCACAGGGGTCGCCTTTTCTCCGTCAGATTGGGGGAGACACGTGAATGGTTCACAAAATTTGGAGACATGTATCAGGAAGAAGTGTGTGACCTTTGGTTTCGTTTAGACAATCCTGGTGTGATCTCGTTGTGGGGACCTGCTGGTGCTGGGTTATCAACTCTTGTTAGAATCTTGTACTATAGTCTAATGCTTAGGTCTGATGCTTCTTGGGAGTGGGAATATCAAGAGAGGCCGGTACCGGTTATCTTTCAACAGAAAATTAAAAGGTTTAGCTGGGTTGATGTGCCCCATCCTTTCAACTTGACAGACTTCTCTTGGCGCTTGTTATTGGATTTTCATTCAGATGATCTTCAAGCCAAGAAAATTGCAGCACTTGGTATAATGGAAGGCCAAGACCCAATTCAACAGTGTTCTAAGATTCTGAGTGATGACGAATGTGTCGTCGTTATTGATGGTCTACGGTCCACCGATGATTGGGATTTGATAAAAGCTGCCGTATTACCTGACCCAATTACCAGCCATATTATTGTCATTGCAAATGCTGCAAGTGTTGCCACACATTGCTTAGATAAGGGAGATCGAGTGATCAAGATAAATTGTCTAGAAGCTGACATGGCCCTTGGTCCCCCGATAAAG GGTTGTGTTTCTCGCGTATTCTCCAACAGGAGTGCAGAGGCACGTCGCTTGATCAACACATTTAGACTTCTTGGGCGTCAGAATGAAACAGCATCTCGCCTTCGCAGAAGTTTAGATTCCTCAGGTCCTAGCATGACCTCATTATGGGGAATTGCTGGTATTGGGAAATCTGCCGTGACCAGAAGTGTGTACTGCCACCTGATGCTTGGGATGGACCAATGTTGCAAGTTTGGCAGCCTACACGAGTTCCCTAATCATGGAACAGAATTTACAATGTGCAGTTGGGCAGACGTGCGTCATCCATTTAATTTGACCGACTTGGCTTGGCATTTGCTCTTGGATTTTCATTCAGATGATCTTCAAGCTAAGGAAAAGGCAGCAATTGGTATCACTGAAGGGCAAGATCCGGTTCAAGAGTGTCGTAGAATTCTGTGTGAGTACAGAAGTCTCGTTGTTATCGATGGCTTACGGTCTAGAGAGGATTGGGACTTGATAAAAGCCGCCTTCGTACCCGATTCTACGAATGCAAGTATCATTGTAATTACAAATGAAGCAAGCGTCGCTACACATTGTGTAGATACGAAAGATCGAGCGGTCAATGTCAAAGGTCTTGAAGCTGACATGGCGCTCATTCTCTTCAAACAG ATAATAAAGGATGGGATGGAATTGACTCCTGACGACATGGAGCTCTCCAAAGTTACCGTAGGCAGATGTGGTGGGATTCCTAAAGTTATTGCTACTATAGGCCAACTCTTCACCAAAGAGAATGCCGCTAGAAGGCACTGGCCTATATCAGCCACAGATTTGTTGAAGGGCATAAATGCTGACTTTATGCACAAGTTGGAGACCGATCAAGAATTTCACAGTTTAAGGGATCTATTCTCTTGGATGCAGTCCTACTTTGATGGTTGCTCAGATTCCCTCAAGCCATGTATTTTCTATCTGTCAATCTTCCCTCCAGAGCAGAAGCTAAGGCAGAGGCATTTGTTGAGGCGGTGGATTGCTGAGGGTTATTGCAGGGACACATATAATGCTACTGCAGAGGAGAATGGGAAGAGATTGTTCATGGAACTCGTTAGTTTGAGCATAATCCAACGATGTCAGAAGACAATGAAGTGCCTATACCAAGTCAATGGTTTCTTTCATGAATACATCATTTCACGGCGAATGGAAGACAACCTCGTCTTTGCACTTGAGGGGAATTGCAGCCCGAACTCGCAACATGCAGGTCAACACCTCACCATAAGGGAGGACTGGGACAGGGACATCACAGTGTTTAAGACCATGGACTTCTCACGTCTACGGTCCTTGACTGTGTTTGGGAAGTGGATGTCATTCTTTCTCTCCTCTGACATGAGTCTACTTCGGGTGTTAGATATGGCGGACACATCAGGTATACTAGATGCTGACCTTGAGCAGATCGTGAAGGTGCTACCTCGTCTTAAGTTTCTCTCTCTGCGAGGATGCAAAGATATAAGCCATCTACCAGAATCATTCGGTGGCCTGAGGCAGCTGCAAACTTTGGATGTCAGAGACACCTCGATAGTCAAGCTACCATTGTGTGTCATCAAGCTACAGAAGTTGCAATACATTCGTGCTGGCACCATCATATCATCGGATGAAGATGATTACTCTGTTGCAAGTATACCAACGACAAATGTCGACCGAGCATCAACGCCACCAGAGGGCAGTGATGGCGTGGTCACAACACTACCGGAAACTACAGAGGAGGTTCAGATATCAACACCACCTGAAGGTAGTGATGACGTGGTCACAACTCTACCGGAAACTAAAGAGGAGATTCAGACATCAACACTACCAGAAACGACAACAGAGGTTCAGACATCAATATCACCTAAGGGCAGTGATGACATGGTCACAGCACTACCGGAAACAACAGATGTTCAGACATCAACACGGTTGTCATGGAGCTGCCGGCCATGTAGTTTGGTGTCTAGCTGGTTATCCAAGTTGCGTAGACGCCGACTTGATAATGATGGTGTTGAGGTTCCTGCAGGGATTGGGAGCATGACGGCCTTGCATACTATTGGTGTTGTCAATGTCAATATTCCTAATGGAAAGGCAATCCTAAAGGAGCTTAAGAAGGTTACACAACTGCGCAAGCTCAGTGTGTCTGGCATAAACAGGCAAAACATACAAGAATTGTGTAATTTCATCTCCGGCCACAAGCATCTGGAGTCCTTGTCAGTGCGACTCGATAAGGATAAGGATAAGGAGGGGTTATTTGCTTGTTTTGGTGACATGATTTCCCAGCCGCCCAAGACCCTAAAGAGCCTCAAGCTATACGGGCATGTAAACAAACTGCCGACTTGGATCAAGCAACTTGATAATCTCAAGAAGTTGGATCTTGAGTTGACTATACTATTGCCAGTGGACATTGACTTCCTTGGTGGATTGCCAGATACATATTGCTTACGTTGCCTTTGTGTCAAGCCGATTCAAGATGGTGAACTCCATTTTAGCACCCTGGGAGatgctatcttttggagattacgGGTCTTAGAGATCAATTGCACCTCCAAGTTGCTGGTAACTTTTGTAGAGCGGGTGATTTGGGAAACTGAGGTGCTGAAGATTCACTGCTCTGGTGGGGCGTCCATGCAGATTTCTGGACTAGAGCATCTACTTAGTCTCAAAGAAGTGTGGCTGAAGGGTTCCTACAGCTACGAACTGAAGCAAGATTTGCAGCAGCAACTTTCCGAGCATAAAAACAAACCTATCTTGAAGCTAGTGCAGCGACGCTCGTCCTGA